A stretch of Pseudophryne corroboree isolate aPseCor3 chromosome 9, aPseCor3.hap2, whole genome shotgun sequence DNA encodes these proteins:
- the LOC134958308 gene encoding serine-rich adhesin for platelets-like isoform X1, producing MAEGGSRKRTSLTQDEAETSHSQKSHSDASHDEYESPDEGSIHRAPKFTDDETDTLIDQVIHHTCQLFGPEAFNVHQKFKNNTWEEIAKSVSTARDIHRTPESCKKRLRDCKRKTNHKIKCRRKLQKVWEKKLEEHFRMVQDDERPPTGSQELKVAQEKNQKKTHKKKQKNLEEQQSGSFTTISRKVSFSETKTVMTDNFPPTADEPSVMPHILTLDNPSMVDEPSMLHHDATADHATMLDQPSMLQHTSTVDDTSFVAEPSMLKHSARVDDHSTADQTSMMQEYSSVVQSSTTVETSTVNETSMRQEQSTMDDPFMEEENSTMLNPLMLDKAIESNMVTATQTQDNINEEPVLHSQKSNIDTEDTNQVELNAETAHSSVIDHGLQDQFLDSTNQELFIHTECDVSRSQTISQQDSLKETMQLIERNRNEEMKKIEHQINQLNNNIQILNTTQRQQNQALVTLANFYDHLVSSQNVAAINYQQMQHSINQMLAWQYETITITRMISTFMQLLTEERQRMSRSDNPSCISNATAGTFVSSCTRGDYVTSSTHREYATSAAPGTYLYTTLPGESVSTPAAGTDVSTTLPGPYVSTTATVTYVSTTLPVYSVSTAAASTNVSTTLTGPYASYTLPGPYVSTTAAGPYLSTTLTGPYVSSTLSEPYVSIPAPRPYVSTTLTGPYVSSTLSGPYVSIRETGPCVSSTFAGPYASIPAPRPYVSTTATEPYVCTTVTGHYVSSTLAEPYVSIPASRPYVSTTFTGPYVSSTSAGPYVSTTATEPSVSTTITGHYVSSILAEPYVSIPASRPYVSTTFTGPYVSSTSAGPYVSTTATEPSVSTTVTGHYVSSILAEPYVSIPASRPYVSTTFTGPYVSSTLSGPYVYNNLHGDYVSTAYRGLNVSTTAPGPYLLKPKPGHSESTTGQIASESTADSGPSESTAATGKYKSTAAPVPSEYSPENTNLRSIAVASEVHSRLQLAYRPSSSYDENMDLRVRLERANIQIQHWKRQEANDEDEA from the exons ATGGCAGAGGGTGGTAGCAGAAAACGAACCTCACTTACTCAAGATGAAGCTGAAACATCTCACAGTCAGAAGAGTCACAGTGATGCTTCTCATGATGAATATGAATCTCCTGATGAAGGAAGCATCCACAGGGCCCCAAAGTTCACAGATGATGAAACAGACACCCTCATTGACCAAGttattcatcatacatgtcagctatttggtcccgaagcttttaatgtacaccagaaatttaaaaataatacttgggaagaaatagcaaaatctgtgtctacagctcgagatatacatcgaactcctgaaagctgcaaaaagagactacgtgactgtaagaggaagacaaatcataaaataaagtgtagaagaaaactccaaaaggtttgggagaaaaaactagaagagcactttagaatggtacaagatgacgagaggccacccactggttcccagg aacttaaggttgctcaagaaaaaaatcaaaagaaaacacataagaaaaagcagaagaatttggaagagcaacagtctg gttcctttacaacaatttcaaggaaagtttctttttctgaaacaaaaacagttatgacagacaattttcctccaactgcggatgaaccatcagtgatgccacatattttaacattGGACAATCCTTCCATGGTGGACGAACCATCAATGCTGCATCATGATGCAACAGCGGACCATGCTACCATGTTGGACCAACCATCAATGCTGCAACATACTTCGACAGTGGATGATACTTCCTTTGTGGCCGAACCATCAATGCTGAAACATTCGGCAAGAGTGGATGATCATTCCACGGCGGACCAAACATCAATGATGCAAGAATATTCTTCTGTGGTTCAAAGTTCCACTACGGTAGAGACTTCCACGGTAAATGAAACATCCATGAGGCAAGAACAATCAACAATGGATGATCCTTTCATGGAGGAAGAAAATTCAACCATGCTAAACCCTTTAATGTTAGATAAAG CCATAGAAAGCAACATGGTGACTGCCACACAGACACAGGATAACATTAATGAGGAGCCTGTATTGCACAGCCAGAAAAGTAATATTGATACAGAAGATACCAACCAGGTGGAATtgaatgcagagactgcacattctagtgtaattgaccatggtcttcaagaccaattcctggactctacaaatcaag aactttttatacacacagaatgtgacgttagcagatcacaaaccattagccaacaggattctttaaaggaaaccatgcagctaattgagaggaatagaaatgaagaaatgaaaaaaattgaacatcaaataaatcagctgaataataatatacagattctcaacacaacacaaagacaacagaatcaagcacttgtcactcttgcaaatttttacgatcatcttgtttcatcacagaatgtggcagcaatcaactaccaacagatgcagcacagtataaatcaaatgctagcatggcagtatgagactattaccatcacacgcatgatttccactttcatgcaactgttgacagaagaaagacaaagaatgtccagatcagataatccttcttgtatatccaatgctacagcaggaacctttgtatccagctgtacacgtggagactatgtaacaagctctacacacagagagtatgcaacgagcgctgcacctggaacctatctatacaccactttaccaggagaatctgtatccacccctgcagcaggaacagatgtatccaccactttaccaggaccctatgtatccaccactgcaacagtaacctatgtatccaccactttaccagtatactctgtatccactgctgcagcaagtaccaatgtttccaccactttaacaggaccatatgcatcctacactttaccaggaccctatgtatccaccactgcagcaggaccctatctatccactactttaacaggaccctatgtatcctcgacattatcagaaccctatgtatccatccctgcaccaagaccctatgtatccactactttaacaggaccctatgtatcctcgacattatcaggaccctatgtatccatacgtgaaacaggaccctgtgtatcctccacttttgcaggaccctatgcatccatccctgcaccaagaccctatgtatccaccactgcaacagaaccctatgtatgcacgactgtaacaggacactatgtatcctcaactttagcagaaccctatgtatccatccctgcatcaagaccctatgtatccactacttttacaggaccctatgtatcctccacttcagcaggaccctatgtatccaccactgcaacagaaccctctgtatccacgactataacaggacactatgtatcctcaattttagcagaaccctatgtatccatccctgcatcaagaccctatgtatccactacttttacaggaccctatgtatcctccacttcagcaggaccctatgtatccaccactgcaacagaaccctctgtatccacgactgtaacaggacactatgtatcctcaattttagcagaaccctatgtatccatccctgcatcaagaccctatgtatccactacttttacaggaccctatgtatcctccactttatCAGGACCCTATGTATACAACAACTTACATGGAGACTATGTATCCACTGCTTATAGAGGCCtcaatgtatccaccactgcaccagggccctatttattgaagccaaaaccaggacactcagaatccactactggacaaattgcctcagaatccaccgctgactcaggaccctcagaatccaccgctgcaacaggaaagtataaatccaccgctgcacctgtaccctctgaatacagccctgaaaacacaaatttgagaagcatagctgtagcatcagaagtgcattcaagattgcaattggcttatcgacctagctcaagctatgatgagaatatggatcttcgagtcagattagagcgtgcaaatattcaaattcaacattggaagagacaggaagctaacgatgaggatgaagcttaa
- the LOC134958308 gene encoding serine-rich adhesin for platelets-like isoform X2 translates to MAEGGSRKRTSLTQDEAETSHSQKSHSDASHDEYESPDEGSIHRAPKFTDDETDTLIDQVIHHTCQLFGPEAFNVHQKFKNNTWEEIAKSVSTARDIHRTPESCKKRLRDCKRKTNHKIKCRRKLQKVWEKKLEEHFRMVQDDERPPTGSQELKVAQEKNQKKTHKKKQKNLEEQQSGSFTTISRKVSFSETKTVMTDNFPPTADEPSVMPHILTLDNPSMVDEPSMLHHDATADHATMLDQPSMLQHTSTVDDTSFVAEPSMLKHSARVDDHSTADQTSMMQEYSSVVQSSTTVETSTVNETSMRQEQSTMDDPFMEEENSTMLNPLMLDKAIESNMVTATQTQDNINEEPVLHSQKSNIDTEDTNQVELNAETAHSSVIDHGLQDQFLDSTNQECDVSRSQTISQQDSLKETMQLIERNRNEEMKKIEHQINQLNNNIQILNTTQRQQNQALVTLANFYDHLVSSQNVAAINYQQMQHSINQMLAWQYETITITRMISTFMQLLTEERQRMSRSDNPSCISNATAGTFVSSCTRGDYVTSSTHREYATSAAPGTYLYTTLPGESVSTPAAGTDVSTTLPGPYVSTTATVTYVSTTLPVYSVSTAAASTNVSTTLTGPYASYTLPGPYVSTTAAGPYLSTTLTGPYVSSTLSEPYVSIPAPRPYVSTTLTGPYVSSTLSGPYVSIRETGPCVSSTFAGPYASIPAPRPYVSTTATEPYVCTTVTGHYVSSTLAEPYVSIPASRPYVSTTFTGPYVSSTSAGPYVSTTATEPSVSTTITGHYVSSILAEPYVSIPASRPYVSTTFTGPYVSSTSAGPYVSTTATEPSVSTTVTGHYVSSILAEPYVSIPASRPYVSTTFTGPYVSSTLSGPYVYNNLHGDYVSTAYRGLNVSTTAPGPYLLKPKPGHSESTTGQIASESTADSGPSESTAATGKYKSTAAPVPSEYSPENTNLRSIAVASEVHSRLQLAYRPSSSYDENMDLRVRLERANIQIQHWKRQEANDEDEA, encoded by the exons ATGGCAGAGGGTGGTAGCAGAAAACGAACCTCACTTACTCAAGATGAAGCTGAAACATCTCACAGTCAGAAGAGTCACAGTGATGCTTCTCATGATGAATATGAATCTCCTGATGAAGGAAGCATCCACAGGGCCCCAAAGTTCACAGATGATGAAACAGACACCCTCATTGACCAAGttattcatcatacatgtcagctatttggtcccgaagcttttaatgtacaccagaaatttaaaaataatacttgggaagaaatagcaaaatctgtgtctacagctcgagatatacatcgaactcctgaaagctgcaaaaagagactacgtgactgtaagaggaagacaaatcataaaataaagtgtagaagaaaactccaaaaggtttgggagaaaaaactagaagagcactttagaatggtacaagatgacgagaggccacccactggttcccagg aacttaaggttgctcaagaaaaaaatcaaaagaaaacacataagaaaaagcagaagaatttggaagagcaacagtctg gttcctttacaacaatttcaaggaaagtttctttttctgaaacaaaaacagttatgacagacaattttcctccaactgcggatgaaccatcagtgatgccacatattttaacattGGACAATCCTTCCATGGTGGACGAACCATCAATGCTGCATCATGATGCAACAGCGGACCATGCTACCATGTTGGACCAACCATCAATGCTGCAACATACTTCGACAGTGGATGATACTTCCTTTGTGGCCGAACCATCAATGCTGAAACATTCGGCAAGAGTGGATGATCATTCCACGGCGGACCAAACATCAATGATGCAAGAATATTCTTCTGTGGTTCAAAGTTCCACTACGGTAGAGACTTCCACGGTAAATGAAACATCCATGAGGCAAGAACAATCAACAATGGATGATCCTTTCATGGAGGAAGAAAATTCAACCATGCTAAACCCTTTAATGTTAGATAAAG CCATAGAAAGCAACATGGTGACTGCCACACAGACACAGGATAACATTAATGAGGAGCCTGTATTGCACAGCCAGAAAAGTAATATTGATACAGAAGATACCAACCAGGTGGAATtgaatgcagagactgcacattctagtgtaattgaccatggtcttcaagaccaattcctggactctacaaatcaag aatgtgacgttagcagatcacaaaccattagccaacaggattctttaaaggaaaccatgcagctaattgagaggaatagaaatgaagaaatgaaaaaaattgaacatcaaataaatcagctgaataataatatacagattctcaacacaacacaaagacaacagaatcaagcacttgtcactcttgcaaatttttacgatcatcttgtttcatcacagaatgtggcagcaatcaactaccaacagatgcagcacagtataaatcaaatgctagcatggcagtatgagactattaccatcacacgcatgatttccactttcatgcaactgttgacagaagaaagacaaagaatgtccagatcagataatccttcttgtatatccaatgctacagcaggaacctttgtatccagctgtacacgtggagactatgtaacaagctctacacacagagagtatgcaacgagcgctgcacctggaacctatctatacaccactttaccaggagaatctgtatccacccctgcagcaggaacagatgtatccaccactttaccaggaccctatgtatccaccactgcaacagtaacctatgtatccaccactttaccagtatactctgtatccactgctgcagcaagtaccaatgtttccaccactttaacaggaccatatgcatcctacactttaccaggaccctatgtatccaccactgcagcaggaccctatctatccactactttaacaggaccctatgtatcctcgacattatcagaaccctatgtatccatccctgcaccaagaccctatgtatccactactttaacaggaccctatgtatcctcgacattatcaggaccctatgtatccatacgtgaaacaggaccctgtgtatcctccacttttgcaggaccctatgcatccatccctgcaccaagaccctatgtatccaccactgcaacagaaccctatgtatgcacgactgtaacaggacactatgtatcctcaactttagcagaaccctatgtatccatccctgcatcaagaccctatgtatccactacttttacaggaccctatgtatcctccacttcagcaggaccctatgtatccaccactgcaacagaaccctctgtatccacgactataacaggacactatgtatcctcaattttagcagaaccctatgtatccatccctgcatcaagaccctatgtatccactacttttacaggaccctatgtatcctccacttcagcaggaccctatgtatccaccactgcaacagaaccctctgtatccacgactgtaacaggacactatgtatcctcaattttagcagaaccctatgtatccatccctgcatcaagaccctatgtatccactacttttacaggaccctatgtatcctccactttatCAGGACCCTATGTATACAACAACTTACATGGAGACTATGTATCCACTGCTTATAGAGGCCtcaatgtatccaccactgcaccagggccctatttattgaagccaaaaccaggacactcagaatccactactggacaaattgcctcagaatccaccgctgactcaggaccctcagaatccaccgctgcaacaggaaagtataaatccaccgctgcacctgtaccctctgaatacagccctgaaaacacaaatttgagaagcatagctgtagcatcagaagtgcattcaagattgcaattggcttatcgacctagctcaagctatgatgagaatatggatcttcgagtcagattagagcgtgcaaatattcaaattcaacattggaagagacaggaagctaacgatgaggatgaagcttaa